In Setaria italica strain Yugu1 chromosome I, Setaria_italica_v2.0, whole genome shotgun sequence, the genomic window AGCTTGTCCATTAATCTCAAGTTTCCAAGcgtttgttttcttttatagcataatgtatatttttttattgccaCATTATAATCAACAAGTTTTCTGATGCGTATGCTAACTCAAGTCGGTTGTGTCTTTCTGATTATAATGTTGTCCATTACAATTATGGACTCCCTCGCATCAAAATCATCCAGAACTTCCATATGTTATTGATGAATTAGCAGGAATGAAAAGATGATCAGTCCTTGGTttcctagatatatattatgtcagtGTGGGGCATAGTCTGGGGTCCATGTTTATGTCTTCACTTTCTTAGAATTTGACATGGTCCTGACAAGTTCATATAGCTTTTATTGCTTGCAGTATGACACTTCCTAGTTCGCTTTTTGTGTAGGCACACATGCATATAATGTTGCTCATGGTTCGTTTATTTTAACTTTCTTCTGCATTTCATTGGCTTCAATGGATTAACTTTAGTTCTAAAAAATATTAACTTTACGATGATCATAATTCTAAATTTAGGTAACTTCCGCCCTTCTTGTTTCATTAAAATAAAAAGGGAATTGCAAGCAAATATATGTTACTTGGATAGTGATGATATTCATGTTACTTGGATAGTGATGAGATTCATATTACTTGGGGGTATAGGTTGTGTAATTAGACAACTGTTTAAATTGTGATGGTGATAGAAGTAAACGCGGGAAATGGGAAACAGACAAACAGGGAAAGGTAACAATATACTGCTTTGGTTCTTCTTGCAGTGCCCAAATGGCCACACGATTTGCTCCAGCTGCAAGCATAGGGTAGACAACCATTGCCCAACTTGCCGCCAGGAACTGGGAAACATCAGATGCTTGGCTCTTGAGAAGGTGGCAGAACAACTTCAGCTTCCATGCAAATACCAAAGCATGGGATGCACAGAGATTCACCCGTACAAGAACAAACTCAAGCATGAGGAGCTCTGCAGGTTCAGGCCGTACAACTGTCCGTATGCAGGTTCAGAGTGTCTGATCACCGGTGATGTCCCGTTTCTGGTGTCTCATCTCATCAATGACCATAAGGTGGACTTGCATGAGGGATGCACATTTAACCACCGGTATGTGAAGCCCAACCCTTACGAAGTGGAAAACGCTACATGGATGCTCACCGTAAGTAACAATCGACATCTCTGTGCATGTTAAATACCTAAAAGTTTGGATCTGTGGTCAAACATCCCCGATCATTCAATCTGGAATGTATGTTCACTTGTTCAGTATATACATCAATGTAATACTTCGAATCTTGATGGTATTTGCTTGTTTCTTTTACGTTCTAAATGTAATCATATCTGTGTCATTTGTCTTGAGCCCCGTCCATTCTTTTCTTACTTGTGCCATAAGCACTTCAAGACTGAATGAGTATGAGATCGATCAAGTGCTGCATTTGACCACCTGGCTGCTGTTTTGATATGTGCAGGTCTTCAAGTGTTTTGGGCAGCACTTCTGCCTGCACTTCGAGGCTTTCCTGCTGGGGATGGCACCAGTGTACATGGCGTTCCTGCGGTTCATGGGGGAGGAGAGCGAGGCGCAGGGCTTTGGGTATAGCCTGGAggtgggcggtggcgggagGAAGCTGACATGGCAGGGCACGCCGCGGAGCATCAGGGACAGCCACCGGAAGGTGCGGGACAGCTTCGACGGCCTGATCATCCACAGGAACATGGCGCTCTTCTTCTCGGGTGGCAGCCGGCAGGAGCTCAAGCTGCGGATCACTGGCCGCATCTGGAGGGAGCAAGCGCAATGAGCCAAGGCAGTTTCTGCCCCTTGCCATGGTTGAAATTCCATTCCATGCTGATCCTGCGCATTTGCTGTACAAAAATACTTTTGCCACGGTGGCCACTGTGTTGAAACCTGATTAAACACGTGGGGACAGCCCCGGGAAAACCTGACTGACTGTCAAGCTCAAGTGTCATGCACTCATGCTAATGAGGACCTCTCATCCTCATGAGGAAAACAGAAACTGCTACCAGCTTCATCCAAAAAGTTTCTTTCATGACCACCACTCCAAAGGCCCAAGAAATATATACCTTACCGCCAATAAGTTTAGCATCTTCAACGCGAGCTTTCTTCGTAGCTTGGGGGCCTTTGGAAATGGGGCGGCGACCTTTCTTCGTATGCTCCAGACGCTGCGTAGTTACGGGTTTTTCTTGAACCAAGGACGAGGTAGGTTTCAAAACTCCAGCAACTTTAGCTGCCGCAAGCTTAGCCGCTTTCTTCTAAGCTTTTTGCTCCAAATACAAAATGTTCTTCTTCGTCGCCTCATGAACAGGAGCATCaatcttgaagaaagaaaaaatacgGTTCCCCCGGGATCCACCACGTTTTTTTTGCACTTCCTCGCATTTTGAAGGGGACTCCGCACCAAGAATGAA contains:
- the LOC101754109 gene encoding E3 ubiquitin-protein ligase SINAT2, yielding MAPGSSIVTVVPESDCGDDGLSEALGSIRLDVDSTSKPWSTSLANVALSSLAGLNDLLECPVCTNSMRPPILQCPNGHTICSSCKHRVDNHCPTCRQELGNIRCLALEKVAEQLQLPCKYQSMGCTEIHPYKNKLKHEELCRFRPYNCPYAGSECLITGDVPFLVSHLINDHKVDLHEGCTFNHRYVKPNPYEVENATWMLTVFKCFGQHFCLHFEAFLLGMAPVYMAFLRFMGEESEAQGFGYSLEVGGGGRKLTWQGTPRSIRDSHRKVRDSFDGLIIHRNMALFFSGGSRQELKLRITGRIWREQAQ